CCGAGTCCGCCGCGGCTGCCCTGCGCAGCTACACCTGCCATGCACTCGCCTCGCTCACCAACTACGGCTACCCCAGTCTCCTGAAAATGCACATAGAATTTTAGAAAATGGTATCAGAGGATGCGGGCGGTAGATGCGCCTCGGAGAATGCGCTGGCAGATGCACGGTAGCATCGCCGCATCCGACGCCGGATCCGCAGGCTGCTCCCGCAGAGTCGTGCGCGAGGCGATCGATCGTGGTCGGCGGTGTCGGAGTGCGGGCGATGCGCACCGTCGGCAGGAACGCATCGTCCGATCATCCGCCGTTCCCGTCAGCGCGCCGACGAGGTACGGCTGTCCCGGCGAACCCGAGGCGGCGAGGGTTACGGCAGCTCCTCGCGCAGGTTGTTGAGGAGGGCTTCCACGTCCAGGCGCTTACGGCCGGGATCGCCGCCAGCCACCGCGGCGGCGTGGCGGACGGCCTGCTCCATCCGATCCCAGTCGCGCACGGTGGCGGCGGCACGGGCGAGCTCCACCAGCGTACCCGGGGCCAGGTCCTTCTCGTCCAGGCGCCGCAGCAGCGCCCAGGCGCCGCTCCACGCCTCCTCGAAGCTGCGGCGGTCCGCGGAGCCCGCCGCGGCACGAGCCAGCAGGGCCAGCGTCGCCACCCGGTCCACCGGGTCGGTGCGCATGGGCAGCAGCCGGTGCAAGAGCGGCACCGCCCGCGCGAAGCTCTCGCGGCCCACCCACAGCGCCGCGACGTCATGCAGCAGGCCGGGAAGCTCCGGGTGCCCGCGGCCGTACGCGCGCATGGCGCCCCGTGCGAAGCCCTCGGCCTCGTCGTGGCTCCCCAGCTCCAGCGCGATGCGGAAGAGGGCGTGCAGCGCCGCGCCTCGCGTCTCCTGAAGCCCGTGGCGGCGGGAGGCACGAAGCGCCTTACCCAGGAGCTTGCGGGCGGCGTCGGGGGTGCCTCGCTGGGCGTACAGCGTGCCCATCTCCACGTAGGCGTGGGCATACGCCTCCCAGTCGCCGGAGCGGCGCGCCAAGCCCACGGTGCGCCGCAGCCAAGTCTCGGCGCGCGAGCCCTTGCGCCACCGCAGCGCCATGGCGCCCACCGCCAGCGCCGCCCGCGCATCGTCGGGCGAGGCGAGGGCGCCCGCCTGGGCGAACGACAACGCCGTGGCGCCGGCCTTCCGCTCCTCGGCCCAGCGGCCGACCTGGAGGCAGACCAGGGTGACCAACTCCGGGCTGGCGCCGCCCGGGTTGCCCACCAGCGCGCCCAGCGTGGTGAGCGCCACCTCGATGCCCGGCTCCGGCGCCACCGAGCCCACCAGCGCCAGCCGTGCGCGGGCCGCGTCGGCGCAGAACAGCCCCTCGCGCTCGCCGGGCGGGAACGACGCCCACAGCGTCACGTCGCGCAACGACTGCCACAGCAGCAGCCCAAGCTCTCCGCGCACCTCGTCCAGGATGTGCGAGGCCTCCAGCGACTCGGCGGGCTCGCGCAGGATG
The sequence above is a segment of the Longimicrobiaceae bacterium genome. Coding sequences within it:
- a CDS encoding tetratricopeptide repeat protein — encoded protein: MEPSVKPDPAPATPLRRRNVGRRWCVPPAILREPAESLEASHILDEVRGELGLLLWQSLRDVTLWASFPPGEREGLFCADAARARLALVGSVAPEPGIEVALTTLGALVGNPGGASPELVTLVCLQVGRWAEERKAGATALSFAQAGALASPDDARAALAVGAMALRWRKGSRAETWLRRTVGLARRSGDWEAYAHAYVEMGTLYAQRGTPDAARKLLGKALRASRRHGLQETRGAALHALFRIALELGSHDEAEGFARGAMRAYGRGHPELPGLLHDVAALWVGRESFARAVPLLHRLLPMRTDPVDRVATLALLARAAAGSADRRSFEEAWSGAWALLRRLDEKDLAPGTLVELARAAATVRDWDRMEQAVRHAAAVAGGDPGRKRLDVEALLNNLREELP